CCGGTTCTTCAGCTATGGTCTCCAACAACGGCTTCTTCGATCTACACATTGAAATCATCTTCTTAAACTCAGGCGACGAAAACTCTTCAAGCTCCTCCAAACTCAACCTAGGCGGCGTAGGCGGATTCTCAGGCAAAACTCTCACACTTCCTATTTTATTCGCACCAGATTTTGCCGCGAGAAACAACGAAGCCAGATCAGCCGTGGTGACAACCGAATTAAGTCTATTCATTGGAAACAATACATATACGGAGTTAAGTTGAAGATCTTCATCCGCATTGAGCGGGGAGAAGCGTACTCCAATATGGAGAGTTTTGGAGTTAACTAGAAACGTGTTGGGTGAGTCGAACATGAGTTCGGCGGCTTTGGTTGGTTGGTTTAGTTTTTTAATTTCGCCGCCGGGGTAAATGACCTTTGTGGCCTTTGAGTGTTTTGTGAGGGTGCATGAAGCGTAGTTACCCATGGATGGATGGATGTTTGTTGAGTTATTTGGAAGTTTGATTTGATGATGGGAAATGAGAGAATGGATGAGTATATATGGAGATTGGAATGTTTGACaagatataaaaataaataaataatataaaaataaggATAAAATAATTGAAGGTGACAGTTGGAATGGATGTGTTGACAATGAGATTTCCGCGTACCGGAAAAAAGTAAAAATTGTCGATCTGGCTGGCTAATGGGTATACTTTCTATCATATTGGTGTGGTACAACAAAC
Above is a window of Helianthus annuus cultivar XRQ/B chromosome 14, HanXRQr2.0-SUNRISE, whole genome shotgun sequence DNA encoding:
- the LOC110907090 gene encoding uncharacterized protein LOC110907090, producing MGNYASCTLTKHSKATKVIYPGGEIKKLNQPTKAAELMFDSPNTFLVNSKTLHIGVRFSPLNADEDLQLNSVYVLFPMNRLNSVVTTADLASLFLAAKSGANKIGSVRVLPENPPTPPRLSLEELEEFSSPEFKKMISMCRSKKPLLETIAEEPVSTR